In Candidatus Margulisiibacteriota bacterium, a single genomic region encodes these proteins:
- the argF gene encoding ornithine carbamoyltransferase has translation MVKKDFISITDHDAKTINHLIRQAYNLKAQARAGKKHELLQGESLAMIFDKPSTRTRVSFDVAMYELGGHAINITAGECGLGTRESVPDVARTLSRFCDALMVRTFGHDIALGLAEHASVPVINGLTDLMHPCQAMADALTMYEITGDLKGVRLTYIGDANNVTNSLLHLAEKTGIELTVCTPKNYAPDKKMAAENKVFLTNDPAAAVKKADFIYTDVWASMGQEKLAAQKNKAFRDYQVNSQLLKKAPKKVKIMHCLPAHRGLEITDEVIDDPEKSIVFEQAENRLHAQKAILVYLLK, from the coding sequence ATGGTAAAAAAAGACTTTATATCCATAACCGACCATGACGCTAAAACGATCAATCATCTGATCCGCCAGGCCTATAATCTCAAAGCGCAGGCGCGCGCTGGCAAAAAGCACGAGTTGCTGCAGGGCGAATCGCTGGCGATGATCTTTGATAAACCTTCGACGCGGACACGCGTGTCTTTTGATGTGGCGATGTATGAGCTGGGCGGTCACGCGATCAATATCACGGCTGGCGAGTGCGGTCTCGGCACGCGCGAGTCGGTGCCGGATGTGGCGCGGACTTTGAGCCGCTTCTGCGACGCGCTCATGGTGCGTACTTTTGGCCATGATATCGCGCTGGGGCTGGCCGAACATGCCAGCGTGCCGGTCATTAACGGTCTGACCGATCTGATGCATCCCTGCCAGGCGATGGCGGACGCGCTGACTATGTACGAAATTACCGGCGACCTTAAGGGAGTGCGTTTGACCTATATTGGCGACGCTAATAATGTGACGAATTCGCTGCTCCATCTGGCCGAAAAAACCGGCATTGAGCTGACGGTCTGCACGCCCAAAAATTACGCGCCGGATAAAAAAATGGCCGCGGAGAATAAAGTGTTCCTGACCAATGACCCCGCCGCCGCGGTGAAAAAAGCGGATTTTATTTATACGGATGTTTGGGCCAGCATGGGGCAGGAAAAACTGGCCGCGCAAAAAAACAAAGCATTCCGGGATTATCAGGTCAATAGCCAGCTTCTCAAAAAAGCGCCGAAAAAGGTTAAAATAATGCACTGCCTGCCGGCGCACCGCGGTCTGGAGATCACGGACGAGGTGATCGACGATCCGGAAAAATCAATAGTTTTTGAGCAGGCCGAAAACCGTCTGCACGCGCAGAAAGCGATTTTGGTGTATTTGTTGAAATAA
- a CDS encoding argininosuccinate synthase: MVKKVVLAYSGGLDTSIMIHWLKNNYGCEVVAYAADVGQGLRELDDLEQRAKAAGASKVYVLDLRQEFVEEYIWPTLKAGAVYESRYLLGTSFARPVIAKHQVAIAEKENADAVAHGATGKGNDQVRFELTFLALNPDLQIIAPWRDPKWTINSREEAIEYAEKHNIPLKITKKRIYSEDANIWHISHEGAELEDPWQEPADIVFSISNTLEKAPDKAEYIELEFAQGAPVALNGQKLPAVELLLKLNEIGGKHAIGQIDIVENRLIGMKSRGVYETPGGSILYAAHDDLEQLVLDKETYHLKQHLAHKYAELVYNGQWFTPARAALDAFVHKTQEKMDGTARLKLYKGNIASAGVKSPYSLYLENLASFTNSDLYDQKDAAGFIRCFGLPLKAAKLNERSH; the protein is encoded by the coding sequence ATGGTAAAAAAAGTGGTGCTGGCGTATTCCGGCGGTCTGGATACATCGATTATGATCCATTGGCTTAAAAACAATTACGGCTGCGAGGTCGTCGCTTATGCCGCGGATGTGGGGCAGGGTTTGCGCGAACTGGACGATCTGGAACAGCGCGCTAAAGCCGCCGGCGCCAGCAAGGTGTACGTTCTGGATCTGCGTCAGGAGTTTGTCGAGGAATACATCTGGCCAACGCTCAAAGCCGGCGCCGTGTACGAAAGCAGGTATTTGCTGGGCACCTCTTTTGCCCGGCCGGTTATTGCCAAACATCAGGTGGCTATTGCGGAAAAAGAAAACGCGGACGCCGTGGCGCACGGAGCCACCGGCAAAGGCAATGATCAGGTGCGTTTTGAGCTGACTTTCCTGGCGCTCAACCCTGATCTGCAGATAATTGCCCCGTGGCGTGATCCCAAATGGACTATCAACTCCCGCGAGGAGGCGATCGAGTACGCGGAGAAGCACAATATTCCGCTTAAAATCACGAAAAAACGCATATATTCAGAGGATGCTAACATCTGGCATATCTCGCACGAAGGCGCGGAACTGGAAGACCCGTGGCAGGAACCGGCGGACATAGTTTTCAGTATTTCCAATACTTTAGAGAAAGCGCCGGACAAAGCCGAGTATATAGAACTGGAATTTGCGCAAGGCGCGCCAGTCGCCCTGAACGGCCAGAAGCTGCCGGCGGTTGAGCTGCTTTTGAAGCTGAACGAGATCGGCGGCAAACACGCTATCGGGCAGATCGACATCGTGGAAAACCGGCTGATCGGCATGAAATCGCGTGGTGTTTATGAAACGCCGGGCGGTTCTATTCTGTACGCGGCGCATGACGATCTGGAGCAGCTTGTTTTGGATAAAGAAACCTATCATCTCAAACAGCATTTGGCGCATAAGTACGCCGAGCTGGTTTACAATGGCCAGTGGTTCACACCGGCGCGCGCGGCGCTGGACGCTTTTGTGCACAAGACGCAGGAAAAAATGGACGGCACGGCGCGTTTAAAATTGTACAAGGGCAATATTGCGTCGGCGGGAGTTAAGTCGCCGTATTCGCTGTATCTGGAAAATCTGGCGTCTTTTACGAATTCTGACCTCTATGATCAAAAAGACGCGGCCGGTTTTATCCGCTGTTTTGGCCTGCCGCTCAAAGCGGCGAAGCTGAATGAACGCTCTCATTAA
- a CDS encoding DegT/DnrJ/EryC1/StrS family aminotransferase has product MSRDKFLVFGSPRLEEDDIQAVTAVLRSGWLGTGPKVKQFEEDFKNYRGAKYAMALNSCTAGLHLSMVALGIQPGDEVITTPLTFCATANAVIHAGGRPVFVDIDRETLNIDADKIEAAITPRTKALLPVHFAGRPCDMTKITAIAQKHNLRLVEDCAHAIETEYRGRPAGTFGDLGCFSFYVTKNVVTGEGGMVITDNEEYADKIKMYGLHGMSRDAWKRFSDKGFKHYQVLFPGFKYNMMDLQAALGLQQLKKVEKFYQRRLEIWQEYNARLKKLPLILPAAFEPQTKHALHLYTVLLDTDRAALTRDELLNALTQENIGAGVHYTALHLHPYYRAAFGYKDGDFPDAEYVSGRILSLPLSAKLTPRDVDDVVEALEKILG; this is encoded by the coding sequence ATGTCTAGAGACAAATTTTTAGTTTTTGGCAGTCCGCGTCTGGAGGAAGACGATATTCAGGCGGTGACCGCTGTTTTGCGTTCCGGCTGGCTGGGCACGGGGCCGAAAGTCAAGCAGTTTGAGGAGGATTTTAAAAATTATCGGGGCGCCAAATACGCTATGGCGCTCAATTCCTGCACGGCCGGGCTGCATTTGTCCATGGTGGCGCTGGGCATTCAGCCGGGCGACGAGGTCATTACCACGCCGCTGACTTTTTGCGCCACGGCCAACGCGGTGATCCACGCCGGCGGCCGGCCGGTTTTTGTGGATATTGACAGGGAGACGCTCAATATCGACGCGGACAAAATCGAGGCCGCTATTACGCCGCGCACCAAAGCCTTGCTGCCGGTGCATTTTGCCGGACGCCCCTGCGACATGACTAAAATAACGGCCATCGCCCAAAAACACAATTTGCGCCTTGTGGAAGACTGCGCCCATGCTATCGAGACAGAATACCGCGGCCGACCAGCCGGCACATTCGGCGATCTGGGCTGCTTTTCTTTTTACGTGACTAAAAATGTGGTGACTGGCGAAGGCGGCATGGTCATTACCGATAATGAGGAGTACGCCGACAAAATTAAAATGTACGGACTGCACGGCATGTCGCGCGATGCCTGGAAACGTTTTTCTGACAAGGGCTTCAAGCATTATCAGGTGCTTTTCCCGGGCTTCAAATACAATATGATGGATCTGCAGGCCGCGCTGGGTCTGCAGCAGCTTAAAAAAGTGGAAAAATTTTATCAGCGGCGGCTGGAGATCTGGCAAGAATACAATGCGCGCCTGAAAAAACTGCCACTGATCCTGCCCGCCGCTTTTGAGCCGCAGACCAAACACGCTTTGCATTTGTACACCGTGCTGCTGGATACGGACAGGGCCGCTCTGACCCGCGATGAATTATTGAACGCTTTGACCCAGGAAAATATCGGCGCGGGCGTGCATTACACCGCGCTGCATCTGCATCCGTATTACCGCGCGGCTTTCGGTTACAAAGACGGCGATTTTCCTGATGCCGAATATGTGTCCGGGCGGATCTTGAGCTTGCCGCTTTCCGCCAAATTGACGCCGCGGGATGTCGACGATGTGGTCGAGGCGCTGGAGAAAATCCTTGGTTAA
- a CDS encoding glycosyltransferase produces the protein MVKISVIIPTYNRLDCLRETLASLQKQTFTDFEVIVSDDGSADRTRSLAKQKFPFAFKLISQPNLGRAAARNHGFSVAQGEIIVFIDDHIILDKDFLKEHFSTHQRWAKKGVGVVRGRVEYIKAASDVPKKPPRFTKKINKFNENSPFVNFITNNLSVTRDVLELTGGFDPDFKEYGFQDQELGFRARQRGFKFKVNPKALGYIFKADGEDTPEILEKRLDKFRQAGRSAVLLSRKHYWAGLCVGVNLFNVFLNALLSLNADWFLRFCRAQQAQTSDEKSWRFWRAKMRWAMFLKGLREGFDRYPPDKYQPRSGPNVVMLVSHQSDLSGAPISLAILANRLRAKGYFPVLVLPQSGPLEQKIDQSGVKVLNLHKYFKALKLYIYMARFRPAIIHANTFLTEYALDIAQKFGIKTIMHVREDLSGFPALAKRLLRKARRLILISHSMVRYFDSEPTRLDVVYNAIEELPRNEPAAETPYNLLYAGSIEKRKGLWDLARALEIVRRQNPQATLTVLGRALPSERPYFWKIRRFLKQHGLLTAVSFAGVVNNIAHYLDKASLVVVPSHQEPFGRVVIEAMSRKKLVVATAVGGIPEIIEQYRDGFMVEPGQPEQLAKMILYVWGRTAEQKAQIKEKAYQTVAERFLPDGYVENITACYRKLQNDE, from the coding sequence TTGGTTAAAATTTCTGTTATTATTCCGACCTACAATCGGCTGGACTGCCTACGGGAAACGCTGGCTTCGTTGCAGAAACAGACTTTTACGGATTTTGAGGTTATTGTTTCCGACGATGGTAGCGCTGACCGGACGCGCTCTCTGGCCAAACAAAAATTTCCGTTCGCTTTCAAACTGATCTCTCAGCCAAATCTTGGCCGCGCCGCCGCCCGCAATCACGGCTTTAGCGTGGCGCAGGGCGAGATAATCGTATTTATCGATGACCACATTATTCTGGACAAAGATTTTTTAAAAGAGCATTTCAGCACGCATCAGCGTTGGGCCAAAAAAGGCGTCGGAGTAGTGCGCGGCCGGGTAGAGTATATAAAAGCCGCCAGCGACGTCCCGAAAAAACCGCCTCGTTTCACGAAAAAAATCAATAAATTCAACGAAAACTCACCATTTGTCAACTTCATTACCAATAACCTTTCGGTCACGCGGGATGTCCTAGAATTGACCGGCGGCTTCGATCCAGATTTCAAAGAATACGGTTTTCAGGATCAGGAGCTGGGTTTTCGGGCGCGGCAGAGAGGTTTTAAATTTAAGGTCAACCCAAAAGCGCTGGGATATATTTTCAAAGCGGACGGCGAGGACACGCCGGAGATTTTAGAAAAGCGTTTGGACAAATTCCGGCAGGCCGGCCGTTCCGCCGTGCTGCTGTCGCGTAAACATTATTGGGCTGGCTTGTGCGTCGGTGTGAATTTGTTTAATGTTTTTTTGAACGCGCTCCTCTCGTTAAACGCGGATTGGTTCCTGCGTTTTTGCCGCGCTCAGCAGGCGCAGACCAGCGATGAAAAAAGCTGGCGGTTTTGGCGCGCCAAAATGCGCTGGGCTATGTTTCTCAAAGGCCTGCGCGAAGGCTTTGACCGCTATCCGCCGGATAAATACCAGCCGCGCAGCGGCCCCAATGTCGTGATGCTGGTGTCGCATCAGTCTGATCTTTCCGGCGCGCCGATCTCGCTGGCGATACTGGCCAATCGTTTGCGCGCCAAAGGGTATTTTCCGGTGCTGGTCCTGCCGCAGTCCGGGCCGCTCGAACAGAAGATCGACCAGTCTGGCGTGAAAGTCCTGAATCTGCATAAATATTTTAAAGCGCTGAAACTCTATATATACATGGCGCGTTTTCGTCCGGCGATCATTCACGCCAATACTTTTTTGACCGAATACGCGCTGGATATTGCCCAAAAATTCGGCATTAAAACCATAATGCATGTGCGTGAGGATCTAAGCGGTTTTCCCGCGCTGGCCAAAAGGCTTCTGCGCAAAGCGCGGCGGTTGATCTTGATCTCGCACAGCATGGTGCGTTATTTTGACAGTGAGCCGACGCGGCTGGATGTGGTTTATAACGCGATCGAGGAGCTGCCGCGGAACGAACCGGCGGCGGAAACTCCCTACAATCTGCTTTATGCGGGCTCGATCGAAAAACGCAAAGGCTTGTGGGATCTGGCGCGCGCTTTGGAGATTGTGCGCCGCCAAAATCCCCAGGCGACTTTGACTGTTTTGGGGCGGGCTTTGCCGTCCGAACGCCCGTACTTTTGGAAGATCCGCCGTTTTTTGAAACAGCACGGTCTGCTGACGGCGGTGAGTTTTGCTGGCGTGGTCAATAATATCGCTCATTATTTGGACAAAGCTTCGCTGGTCGTTGTGCCGTCGCATCAGGAGCCTTTTGGCCGCGTGGTCATCGAAGCCATGTCCCGCAAAAAATTGGTGGTGGCTACAGCGGTTGGCGGCATACCGGAGATCATCGAGCAGTACCGCGATGGATTCATGGTCGAGCCGGGGCAGCCGGAGCAGCTTGCCAAAATGATCCTGTATGTGTGGGGCAGGACTGCCGAGCAAAAGGCGCAAATCAAAGAAAAAGCTTATCAGACTGTCGCGGAGCGTTTTTTGCCGGACGGTTATGTCGAGAATATTACGGCGTGTTACCGAAAATTGCAGAATGATGAATAA